Proteins encoded together in one Microcebus murinus isolate Inina chromosome 18, M.murinus_Inina_mat1.0, whole genome shotgun sequence window:
- the ARHGAP27 gene encoding rho GTPase-activating protein 27 isoform X2, producing the protein MVDIIAKLTRRQSRALRAQVDEPPEPVYANIERQPRATSPDTAAAPHPSPVWETHTDASTGRPYYYNPDTGVTTWELPFEAAEGSASPATSPTSVGSHESLETEWGQYWDEESRRVFFYNPLTGETAWEDEPEDDELEMQPSLSPGSPRDQRPPTPETDYPELLTSYPEEDYSPVGSLGEPGPTSPLTTPPGWSCHVSQDKQTLYTNHFTQEQWVRLEDQHGKPYFYNPDDSSVRWELPQVPVPAPRSIRKSNQDSDTPSQASPPEEKIKTLDKAGVLHRTRTVDKGKRLRKKHWSASWTVLEGGVLTFFKDSKTSTAVGLRQPSKFSTPEYTVELKGASLSWAPKDKSSKKNVLELRSRDGSEYLIQHDSEAIISTWHKAIAQGIQELSADLPPEEESESGSVDFGSSERLGSWQEKEDDTRLSTAGAPAPGPGGLESDRKKVRHKLRKFLQRRPTLQSLRDKGYIKDQVFGCALAALCERERSPVPRFVQQCIRTVEARGLDIDGLYRISGNLATIQKLRYKVDHDERLDLDDGRWEDVHVITGALKLFFRELPEPLFPFSHFRQFIAAIKLQDQAQRSRCVGDLVRSLPAPNHDTLRLLFQHLCRVIEHGEQNRMSVQSVAIVFGPTLLRPETEETSMPMTMVFQNQVVELILQQCSDIFPPH; encoded by the exons GTGGACGAACCCCCGGAGCCCGTGTATGCGAATATAGAGAGGCAGCCTCGGGCCACTTCGCCGGACACTGCCGcggcaccccaccccagcccggtGTGGGAGACGCACACGGACGCCAGCACCGGGCGCCCCTACTACTACAACCCAGACACGGGTGTGACGACCTGGGAGTTGCCCTTCGAGGCTGCTGAGGGCTCCGCTAGCCCAGCCACCTCCCCGACCTCGGTGGGCAGCCACGAGAGCCTCGAGACCGAGTGGGGCCAGTACTGGGATGAGGAGAGCCGCAGGGTGTTCTTCTACAACCCCCTGACCGGCGAGACCGCCTGGGAGGACGAGCCCGAGGACGACGAGCTGGAGATGCAGCCCAGCCTGAGCCCTGGCAGCCCCCGGGACCAGagg CCCCCTACCCCCGAGACGGACTACCCTGAGTTGCTGACCAGCTACCCGGAGGAAGACTATTCCCCCGTGGGCTCCCTCGGTGAGCCCGGCCCCACCTCTCCCTTGACCACACCCCCCGGCTGGTCTTGTCACGTCAGCCAGGACAAGCAGACGCTTTACACCAACCACTTCACCCAAGAGCAG TGGGTGAGGCTGGAGGACCAGCACGGCAAACCATACTTCTACAACCCAGACGACTCCTCCGTCCGGTGGGAGCTGCCCCAG gtccctgtccctgcccctcgaAGCATCCGCAAATCCAACCAGGACAGTGACACTCCATCCCAGGCCAGCCCCCCAGAGGAGAAG ATCAAGACCCTGGACAAGGCGGGGGTGCTGCATCGCACCAGGACGGTGGACAAGGGAAAGCGGCTGCG GAAGAAGCACTGGAGTGCCTCGTGGACAGTGCTGGAGGGCGGTGTCCTGACCTTCTTCAAGGACTCAAAGACCTCAACTGCAGTTGGCCTG AGGCAGCCTTCCAAGTTCTCCACCCCCGAGTACACGGTGGAGCTGAAGGGGGCCTCTCTCTCCTGGGCCCCCAAAGACAAATCCAGCAAGAAGAATGTGCTGGAG CTACGGAGCCGCGATGGCTCGGAGTACCTGATCCAGCACGACTCAGAGGCCATCATCAGCACCTGGCACAAGGCCATCGCCCAGGGCATCCAGGAGCTG TCCGCAGACTTGCCCCCGGAGGAGGAAAGCGAGAGCGGCAGTGTGGACTTTGGGTCCAGTGAGCGCCTGGGAAGCTGGCAGGAGAAAGAGGATGACACGCGGCTGAGCACAG CAGGTGCGCCCGCCCCGGGCCCCGGGGGTCTGGAGAGCGACCGGAAGAAGGTCCGGCACAAGCTCCGCAAGTTTCTGCAGAGGCGGCCCACGCTGCAGTCGCTGCGGGACAAGGGCTACATCAAAG ACCAGGTGTTCGGCTGCGCGCTGGCCGCGCTGTGCGAGCGGGAGCGGAGCCCCGTGCCGCGCTTCGTGCAGCAGTGCATCCGCACCGTGGAGGCGCGCG ggCTGGACATCGACGGGCTGTACCGCATCAGTGGAAACCTGGCCACTATCCAGAAGCTGCGCTATAAGGTGGACCACG ATGAGCGCCTCGACCTGGACGACGGACGCTGGGAGGACGTGCACGTTATCACCGGCGCGCTGAAGCTCTTCTTCCGGGAGCTGCCCGAGCCCCTCTTCCCCTTCTCACACTTCCGCCAGTTCATCGCGGCCATCA AGCTGCAGGACCAGGCCCAGCGCAGCCGCTGTGTGGGTGACCTGGTGCGCTCGCTGCCCGCCCCCAACCACGACACGCTGCGGCTGCTCTTCCAGCACCTGTGCCG GGTGATCGAGCACGGCGAGCAGAACCGCATGTCGGTGCAGAGCGTGGCCATCGTGTTCGGGCCCACGCTGCTGCGGCCGGAGACTGAAGAGACCAGCATGCCCATGACCATGGTGTTCCAGAACCAGGTGGTGGAGCTCATCCTGCAGCAGTGCTCAGATATCTTCCCGCCGCACTGA